A window of the Cannabis sativa cultivar Pink pepper isolate KNU-18-1 chromosome X, ASM2916894v1, whole genome shotgun sequence genome harbors these coding sequences:
- the LOC115702549 gene encoding cytokinin riboside 5'-monophosphate phosphoribohydrolase LOG1, which translates to MDQLEDHKSIIEESKFKRVCVFCGSSSGKRDCYRDAALELGQELVSKKIDLVYGGGSIGLMGIVSQEVHRSGGHVLGIIPKALMRKEITGETIGEVRTVADMHQRKAEMARHSDCFIALPGGYGTLEELLEVITWAQLGIHDKPVGLLNVEGYYDYLLTFIDQAVEEGFIFPSQRNILISAPNAPELVKKLEEYVPLHEGVVAKAKWEVEQVELNLNLQKSIAR; encoded by the exons atggaTCAACTGGAAGATCACAAATCCATAATAGAAGAGTCAAAGTTCAAAAGGGTTTGTGTTTTCTGTGGAAGTAGTTCTGGTAAAAGAGATTGCTACCGTGATGCTGCCCTTGAGCTTGGCCAAGAGctg gtTTCAAAAAAGATAGACCTCGTTTATGGAGGGGGAAGTATTGGACTAATGGGCATTGTATCTCAAGAAGTCCATCGCAGTGGTGGACACGTACTTGG AATAATCCCCAAGGCTCTGATGCGTAAAGAG ATAACCGGGGAAACAATCGGAGAGGTAAGAACAGTTGCAGACATGCACCAAAGGAAGGCCGAGATGGCCCGCCATTCTGACTGTTTCATTGCTCTTCCAG GTGGCTATGGAACTTTGGAAGAGTTATTAGAAGTCATCACGTGGGCCCAGCTTGGAATTCACGACAAACCT gtggGTTTGCTTAATGTGGAGGGCTACTATGATTACCTACTCACTTTCATAGACCAAGCAGTAGAAGAGGGCTTTATTTTTCCTTCACAACGTAACATACTCATCTCTGCTCCTAACGCTCCAGAACTAGTTAAAAAACTAGAG GAGTACGTTCCATTGCATGAAGGAGTGGTGGCAAAAGCGAAGTGGGAGGTTGAACAAGTGGAGCTGAATTTGAATTTGCAGAAGAGTATTGCTCGTTGA